AGTCCCAGCTCTTCACGTCCGCGTTCTCGCCCTCGCCCCCCTCCCGGTTGTCCGCACCCAGGGTCCAGATGTCGACCCCGCCGTGCTCGCCGGGGAACTTGTATTGGTACTCGAAGCCCCAGGGGTCTTTCGGCACATCGCCCTTCTTGAGATAGGGCCCGTTCCAGTTCGCGGCATTGCCGGGCTTCTTCACCAGGGCCTCCAGTCCCTCCTCACCGGTCGGGTAACGCCCGGTCTCCAGCCGGTACAGGTCCATGGTAGCGCTCAGGTCCTCGATCTGCAGGCGGGCGGTCTTGGTCTTGGAAGACCCCAGGAACTTCATGACCTGCGGACCCACCAGCCCGGCCAGGAGGCCCAGGATGGCGAGCACGACCAGGAGCTCGACCAGGGTGAAACCAGCGGTGCGCTTGGCACAGGACGGATACATCGCGAGACCTCCGAACCAACGAAATGATCCGGGCATTCTATGCCGACCAAGGTCGCGTGGCGAGTGATGGGGCCCCCCGGGTGCGTTGTCGTTGTCGTTGTCGTGATCGAATAATCCGACCACGATTACGACAACGACAACGACAACGACGCCCGGTCCGTGAGAACGTTCTGATCGCACCCAGGCTCCCCGGGGCGGGCGCCGGACGCACCGGTGCGGGAAAGCCATGGCGCCCCCGGCGGGACTCGGGGATAATCCGACGGCTTTTACCCAGGGGATTGTCGATGTTCAAGAACGCCAGGATCTATCGTCTCGGGGCACCCTTCGGCCGCGCCGCCGCGGAACTGGAGGCGGCGCTGGGGACCCGGCGGTTCCGCCCCTGCGGCCCGGTGGAGGTCGCCACCCTGGGGTGGTCGGCACCGCTCGGCGAGGACACCTCGGCCCTGGTGCACGGGGTGGGCGGCTGTCTGCTCCTGTGCCTGCGTAAGCAGGAGCGGCTGCTGCCGTCGTCCGCGGTCGCCGAGGCGGTGGACGAGCGCATCGCCGAGATCGAGGCCGGCGAGGCACGCGACCTCAGCCGCTCGGAGCGCCGCGCGCTGCGCGAGCAGACCGTCACCGAGATGCTGCCGCGCGCCTTCACCCGCTCGCGCCGCACCCTGCTCTATATCGACACCGAGTCCGGTTGGCTGGTGGTCGACGCCGCCAGCGAAAAACAGGCCGAGGAGGCGATTTCACTGCTGCGCCTGACGCTGGAGACCCTGCCGGCCAAGCCCCCGGCCCCCCGGCAGCCCCCCGCCGGCATCCTCACCGCCTGGCTGCTCACCGGCGAGGCCCCGGCCGATTTCATCCCAGCCGACGCCTGTGAACTGCGCGACAGCGAGGACAGCGCGAGCGTCATCCGCTGCAAGGGGCAGGATCTCGCCAGCGAGGAGATCCTGAACCACCTGCGGGCCGGCAAACAGGTCGTCAAGCTGGCCCTGGACTGGGACGAGCGGCTCGCCTTCATTCTGGCCGACGACCTGTCGCTCAAACGCCTGCGCGTCGGCGACGCCCTGCTCGACGAGATCGAGGACGGCGACGACCCGGCGGCGCGGCTCGACGCCGAGTTCGCACTCATGGCCCTGCAACTGCGCGAACTGTTCGTGCGCCTGGACGCGCTGTTCGGCCTGGTCGGCGAGCCTGCTTAGTCGCAGCACCTTGAACACCGTGGCGCCGGTGAAACAACCTGACGAACCGTGTGCGCCCGCCGGGGAGGCCCCGGACCGGCGCCGCCCGGTGCGTAGCTTTGTGCTGCGCCAGGGCCGGCTCACGGTGGCGCAGGAGCGGGCCTTTGTGGACCTGTGGCCGCGCTATGGGGTGGACTGGGTGCCCGGGACGCTGCTCGACCTTGCGGCCCTCTTCGGCAATGAGCGGGCGGTGGTGTTGGAGATCGGCTTCGGCAACGGGGACAGCCTGGCGGCGATGGCGGCGGCCGAACCGCTGCGCAACTGGCTGGGGGTGGAGGTCCACGCACCCGGCGTGGGCCACCTGCTGCTAGAGACCGAGCGGCGCGGGCTTACCAACCTGCGGGTGGTCCGCCACGATGCCGTGGAACTGCTCGCCGGGGGGCTGCCGCCCGCATCGCTCGCGCGGGTCCAGCTCTTTTTTCCGGACCCTTGGCCCAAGCAGCGCCACCACAAGCGCCGCATCCTGACCCCCGCCTTTCTCGACCTGCTGGCCCGCGCGCTGGTCCCGGGCGGGGTCTTCCACGCGGCCACCGATTGGGAACCCTACGCCACCCAGATGCTCGAGGTGCTGGAGGCCCAGGGCTCGCCGTTCGTGAACACCGCGGGGCCGGACCGTTTCGCGCCGCGCCCCGCCACCCGCCCCCTGACCCGCTTCGAGCAGCGGGGCGAGCGCCTCGGGCATCAGGTCCGCGACCTGGTGTGGCGGCGCCGCTGATGGGCGCCCTACGCCTGGAGGCGGTGCGTCCGCGGGTCCTGGCCCCGGTGAACCTGAGCCTGGCGGCGGGTGAGTTGGTCTTCATCTCCGGCCCCTCAGGTTCCGGCAAGAGCCTGCTGCTGCGTGCCGTGGCGGATTTGGACCCCCACGCGGGCGAGGTCTGGCTGGGGAGCGAGGCGCGCTCGACCATGGCCCCGGCCCGCTGGCGGCAACGGGTCGGACTCTTGCCCGCGGAGGCCTTTTGGTGGGCGGATGCGGTCGGCGAGCACTTTCCTGCGACCACCGGGCGCGTGCAAGACGTGGGCGAACGGGTCGCACCAGGGTCCGCGGACGGGGGGCTCGATGGCCTGCTCGCCGCCCTTGGCTTCGCGCCGGATGTACTGGATTGGTCGGTCGCGCGCCTCTCCACCGGCGAGCGCCAGCGCCTGGCCCTGGCGCGGCTGCTGGCCCAGGGGCCGGAGGCCCTGCTGCTGGACGAGGCCACGGCCAACCTGGACCCGGCCAACCGCGAACGGGTGGAACTGGTGACGGCGGCCTATCGCGCCGGTCAGGCCGCGGCGATCCTCTGGGTAAGCCATGACCCGGAGCAGCGCGAGCGCCTCGGCGGGCGGCAGTTCGGTATCCGGGATGGGCGCCTGGGGCCGACCGAAGCGGTGAGCGCGGGCCCCGCCCGCCTGGAAGACGGGCGATGAGTCTGGTCCTGCTCACCCCCTTCGACCTGGCCCTGGCGGCCGTCCTGGTGCTGTTGCTGGCGGCCATGTCCTGGTACCTGCATCTGGGGGTGGAGCGGCGCCTGCTGATCGCGGCGGCGCGCAGCACGGTGCAATTGATGCTCGTGGGGCTGGTGCTCAAGGCCCTGTTCGCGCAGACCAATCCCTGGCTGATCGGGCTCATGGCGCTGTTTATGCTGGCGGTCGCCGGGATCGAGGTCCTGCAGCGCCAGAAGCGCCGCTTCCGCGGGCCCTGGGGCTACGGGATCGGGGCGTTCTCCATGTTCATCTCCTCTTTCAGCGTACTGTTCTTGACGCTGACCCTGATCATCCGGGTGGAGCCCTGGTATCAGCCCCAATACCTGATCCCGCTTTTGGGTATGTTGCTGGGCAACACCATGAGCGGTGCGGCGATCGCGCTGGACACCCTGACGCGCGGCGCCTGGGACGCGCGCGGGCGTATCGAGGCGCGGCTGCTGGCCGGGGGTACCTGGGATCAGGCCATCGCGTCGCTGCGGCGGGACTCGCTGCGCGCCGGGCTGATCCCGATCGTCAACGCCATGGCCACCGCCGGCCTGGTCAGCCTGCCGGGGATGATGACCGGGCAGATCCTGGCCGGCAGCCCGCCCATGGAGGCGGCCAAGTACCAGCTCTTGATGATGTTCGTGATCTCCGCCGGGACCGGCCTGGGGTCGGTGGCGGCGGTGTGGCTCGGCTCCCGGCGGCTGTTCGATGAGCGCGAGCGGTTGCGCCTGGATCGGCTGCGCGACCAGGGGCGCGACCGCGGGTAGTAGGAGCGGCCCCCAGGCCGCGACGGGTAGCCGCAAGGGCACGTGGCCAGCGTTATGATCAAGGCCCGCCCCCGCGGCCGGCGCCCCGTCGGTCCGGTCCTTTTGGGCGCGCCGCTTCACCGGTAAAATCCCATTTCCAGTCGAATCATTGGTGCCGCCGCCGTGCGGCAACGGTAAGCCCCCACCCCTCGAGGACCTCCCGCGATGAAGCACTCACCACCAGCCGCCGCCCCGGCCCTGCTCCTCGTCGCCGCGCTGCTGGCGGCCGTCACCCCGCTCCAGGCCGGCCCGGACCGGCCCGCGGTCGGCAACGCGGCGGCGCCCCCGGCAAGTCCGGCGGCCGCGGCGGCGCCGGCACCGCAAGACGCCGGTGAGCCCGCGACCGGAGCGCCGCCGTCCCTGGAGAATACCTCCTGGTCGCCCGCGGCCTATCGTGCCGGCAAGGCCCTGGTCGAGATCGCCGCGGGCCCGCGTCCCGGCCGCTTTCGCTTCGAGGCGGGGCGGGTCGCCGGCACCGCGGGCTGCAACCAGATCGGCGGCAGCTACACCCTGGCGGGGGCGAGCCTGACCTTCAAGGCGAATATGGCCTCTACGATGATGGCCTGTCCGGAGCCGCTGATGAAGCAGGACAAGGCGGTCGGCCTGGCCCTGACCCGGGTCGCCGCCTACCGTCTGGATGGCGAATTGCTGGAGTTGCTGGACGCCGCGGGCGCGGTGCAGCTGCGCTTCGTGCGGCTCAAGCCCACCCCCCTGGTCGGGCAGGTCTGGCAGCTGACCGGCTACGACAACGGCAAAGAGGCCATCAGTTCGGCCCGCAACGGGACCGAGATCAACCTGGAGTTCCGCGACGACGGCACTCTGGGCGGCTCCGATGGCTGCAATCGCTACATGAGCGGTTACACCCTGAGCGGCGCGACCCTGACCATCGGCCCCCTGGCCAGCACCCGCATGGCGTGCAAGCCGGACGGGGCGGCGCAACAGGCCCGCGACTACGCGGCGGCCCTGGGCTCGGTGACCAGCTACCGCATTGAGGGCGGCGAGTTGCTGCTCCTCACCGGCGAGGGCAAACCGGCCGCCCGCTATCGCACGGAGGTGGTCCGGCCGGTCGAGGTCGAAGTCGCTGCCGGCGGCGGCGCCCTCCCCAGCGGTACGCCTGACACTGCGCAGACCCCGCAACCGGCCCTGACGGCCCCCGCCACAAGCACGGCTCCCCAGGGCGGCGCGGTCGGTGGCGGGGAGGCACCGCGGCGGAGCCTGCCGCCGACGCCGACGCCCTAAGGTTCCTTGGACTGCGGATCGCGGGCGACGCCGGATCGGCTACACTGGCGCCCCCGTTCCCGGTCGCGCGAGTCAATCGTCAATATGCACTGTTGGGCCCACAACTCTTTCGTCGTCATGGTGATCGCGCTCGGGACCCTGGGCATGATCGACGCCTGCGGGCAAAAGGGCCCCCTGTTCCTGCCGAAACCGGACGAACAACAGGCCCCGGCGAAGGGCGCGGAGGTGCCCAAGACGCCGGCCCCGACGCCGGTGTCGGCTCCGACTCAGGCGCCGGCCCCGGCCCTGCCCCCGGCGACCAACGCCGAACTGCTGGCATGGCCGGCGCAAAATCCGAGCGGCTGCACCGACGGGTGCTCGGGAGGAGCCAGGTAATGGACCATTTCAACTACCGCGACAACCTGCTCCACGCCGAGGACCTGCCGCTCACCGCCATCGCGCAACAGTTCGGCACCCCCTGCTATGTCTACTCCCGGGCGACGCTTGAGCGGCATTGGCACGCCTTCGACCGCGCCTTCCAGGGGCATCCGCACCTGATCTGTTTCGCGGTCAAGGCCAATGCCAACCTGGGGGTGCTGAGCGTTCTGGCGCGGCTCGGCTCCGGGTTCGACATCGTCTCGGTAGGCGAACTGGAGCGGGTGCTGGCGGCGGGGGGCGAGCCCGGCAAGGTCATCTTCTCGGGGGTCGGCAAGCGGGAGGATGAACTGCGCCGGGCGCTTGAGGTCGGCATCCGCTGCTTCAACGTGGAATCGGTGCCGGAGCTCGAGCGTCTCGACCGGGTGGCCGGGGACCTGGGTGTCATCGCGCCCGTCTCGCTGCGGGTCAATCCGGACGTGGACGCCCGCACCCACCCCTACATCGCCACCGGACTCAAAGAGAACAAGTTCGGGATCGACATCCGGGCGGCCGAGGCGGTCTACCGGCAGGCGGCGCGGCTGCCGCACCTGCGCGTCACCGGGATCGACTGCCACATCGGCTCCCAACTCACCGATCTCGCCCCCTTCCTGGCCGCCCTGGAGCGGGTGCTGGCCCTCGCCGATCGGCTGGCGGCGGCCGGCATCCCCATCGGCCACCTGGACTTGGGCGGCGGGCTCGGTATCCGCTACCTGGGCGAACACCCGCCGGAGCCCGCCGCCTATGCCGCCGCCCTGCTCCATCGCCTGGGCGGCCGCGGCCACGAGATCATCCTGGAGCCGGGGCGCGCCATCGTCGGCAACGCCGGCATCCTGCTGACCCGCGTGGAATATCTGAAACCCACCGAGCACCGGCGTTTTGCCGTGGTGGACGCGGCGATGAACGACCTGCTGCGCCCCGCCCTCTACCAGGCGGTGCAGGACATCGTTCCGGTCCGCCTGGACAGCGCGGCCGACGCCGCCCGCTATGATCTCGTGGGCCCCGTGTGCGAGACCGGGGACTTCCTGGGCAAGGACCGCCTGCTGGCCCTGGAACCGGGCGACCTGCTGGCCGTGCGCGGCAGCGGTGCCTACGGGTTCAGCATGAGCTCCAACTACAACAGCCGGCCGCGCGCCGCCGAGGTCATGGTGGACGGCGGGCAGGCCCACCTGGTGCGGCGCCGGGAGAGCATCGCCGACCTGATGAACGGGGAGTCGCCGCTCCCATGAAGCGCCGTCCCGAACCGGAACTCATGGAGGACGCCGAACAGGCCCTGGCCTATGCCCAGGCCGACTTCTCGGAGTCCAACGCACTCTTCATCAAGCTGCTCGGCCGGCTGGACCCCGCGCCCCTGCACCGCGCCCGCGCGCTGGATCTCGGCTGCGGCCCGGCGGACATCGTCTGCCGCTTTCTGCGCGCCTGGCCGCAGGCGACCTGCGACGCCCTGGACGGCTCCGCCGCCATGCTGGGGCACGCCCGGGCCGCGCTGGACCGGCTGCCCGGGGTCGCCGCACGCGCCCGGCTGCTGTGCGAGTGCCTGCCCAGCCCTAACCTGCCCCAGGCCCACTACGACCTGATCCTCTCCAACAGTCTGCTCCACCAACTGCACAATCCCCAGGTGCTCTGGCAGGCGGTGCGGGCCGCCGCCGCCCCCGGCGCCCAGGTGCTCATCATGGACCTGATGCGCCCCGCCTCCGCCGGTTGGGCCGAGGCCCTGGTGGCGACCTACGCGGCCGGCGAGCCCGAGGTCCTGCGCAGCGACTTCCGCAACTCGCTATTCGCCGCCTTCGAGCCCGCCGAGGTGGTGGAACAGTTGGCGCAGGCGGGCCTGAGCGCACTGGAGGTGGCGGTGGTGAGCGACCGGCATTTGGCGGTCTTCGGCCGTCTGGACGGACAATCTTCCTGATGGCGTTGCGGTTTACCAAGATGCACGGCCTGGGCAACGACTTCGTCGTCATCGACGCCGTGCGCCAGGTGGTCGAACTCGACACCGCGGCCATCCGGCGGCTGGCGGATCGGCACCGCGGCATCGGTTGCGACCAGGTGCTGCTGGTGGAGCGCCCGCGGCTGCCCGGCACCGCCTTCCACTACCGGATCTTTAACGCCGACGGGTCCGAGGTGGAGCAATGCGGCAACGGCGCCCGCTGCTTCGCCCGCTTCGTGCGCGACCAGGGGCTCTGCGATCAGACCGAGATCCCGGTCGGCACCGCCGCCGGTGCGATCCGTCTCTTCATCGAGCCGGACGGCCAGGTGCGGGTCGACATGGGGGTCCCGATCCTGGACCCGGCGCGCATCCCCTTTCTGGCGGATGCGCAGGCCCCGACCTACGACCTCGCGGTGGACGGCGAGACGCTCACCATCGGCGCCGTCTCCATGGGCAATCCCCATGCGGTGCTGCTGGTGGAGGACACCAAGACGGCGCCGGTGGCGCGGCTCGGCCCCCGCATCGAGTCCCACCCGCGCTTCCCTCAACGGGTGAACGTGGGCTTCATGCAGGTGCTGGCGCCGGATCAGGTCCGGCTGCGCGTCTACGAGCGCGGCACCGGTGAGACCCTGGCCTGCGGGACCGGGGCCTGCGCGGCGGTGGTGAGCGGACGCACCCGCGGTCTGCTCGGGCCGCGGGTGCGGGTCAGCCTGCCCGGCGGGGACCTTGTGATAGAGTGGTCGGTCAACGGGGGAGCGGTCCAGATGACCGGACCGGCACAACGGGTCTTCGAGGGGGAGATCGAGCCATGAGAAAGACAAAGGGCGAGGGGGGCGCGGCCGGGGCCGGGGCGAGCGAGGCCGCGATCACCGCAGGGCCCGCACCGGGGGAGGGCGCCGGGGCGACCGCGGCGGCGGCGGTCGCCGCCTATCTGCAGGGTCATCCGGACTACTTCGCGTCCAACCCGCAGATCCTGGCCGAGCTGCACATCCCCCACACCGCGGCCGGTGCGGCGGTCTCGCTGATCGAGCGCCAGGTCAGGGTGCTGCGCGCGCAACTCGAGACCGAGCGCGGCCGGCTGGCACAGCTCATCGCCCGCGCCCGCGAGTACGAGTCCTTCTCCGCCCGCCTGCACGCGCTGGTGCTCGCCCTGATCGCCGCCCCGGATCTTACGCGGGTCAGCGCCGCGCTCCAGGAGGGCCTGATGCACGAGTTCAGCGCCCAGGCGGTCACCCTCAAGGTCTTCCCGGTGGACCCCGCGGTCGGGGACCCCGATCCCCTGGTCGCCGCCTTCCGGGACTTCCTGGAGCGCAAGCACGCCCTGTGCGGCCCGCTTGACGAGGCCAAGAACGCGGCCCTGTTCGGCGATCTGCATGATCCCGCGGGCGAGCAGGTCCACTGCGCCGCCCTGATACCGATCCGCGCGAACGGACGCTGCGGCGTACTCGCCATCGGGGCCGCCGACCCGGACCGCTTCAAGCCCGACATGCGCACCGACCTCCTGGACCGCCTGGGCGAGATCGTGAGCTGCAAGCTGCAGATGCTGCCGCCTGAAGTGCCGAGCGCGGTGACGCCGCCGCCCCCGGCCCCCGCGAGCGAGGACGAACCCAAGCCGACGCCGACCCGGCGCAAGCGCACCAAGAAGACGGTCCCG
The DNA window shown above is from Candidatus Thiodictyon syntrophicum and carries:
- a CDS encoding DUF484 family protein, giving the protein MRKTKGEGGAAGAGASEAAITAGPAPGEGAGATAAAAVAAYLQGHPDYFASNPQILAELHIPHTAAGAAVSLIERQVRVLRAQLETERGRLAQLIARAREYESFSARLHALVLALIAAPDLTRVSAALQEGLMHEFSAQAVTLKVFPVDPAVGDPDPLVAAFRDFLERKHALCGPLDEAKNAALFGDLHDPAGEQVHCAALIPIRANGRCGVLAIGAADPDRFKPDMRTDLLDRLGEIVSCKLQMLPPEVPSAVTPPPPAPASEDEPKPTPTRRKRTKKTVPE
- a CDS encoding ABC transporter ATP-binding protein translates to MGALRLEAVRPRVLAPVNLSLAAGELVFISGPSGSGKSLLLRAVADLDPHAGEVWLGSEARSTMAPARWRQRVGLLPAEAFWWADAVGEHFPATTGRVQDVGERVAPGSADGGLDGLLAALGFAPDVLDWSVARLSTGERQRLALARLLAQGPEALLLDEATANLDPANRERVELVTAAYRAGQAAAILWVSHDPEQRERLGGRQFGIRDGRLGPTEAVSAGPARLEDGR
- a CDS encoding META domain-containing protein, producing the protein MKHSPPAAAPALLLVAALLAAVTPLQAGPDRPAVGNAAAPPASPAAAAAPAPQDAGEPATGAPPSLENTSWSPAAYRAGKALVEIAAGPRPGRFRFEAGRVAGTAGCNQIGGSYTLAGASLTFKANMASTMMACPEPLMKQDKAVGLALTRVAAYRLDGELLELLDAAGAVQLRFVRLKPTPLVGQVWQLTGYDNGKEAISSARNGTEINLEFRDDGTLGGSDGCNRYMSGYTLSGATLTIGPLASTRMACKPDGAAQQARDYAAALGSVTSYRIEGGELLLLTGEGKPAARYRTEVVRPVEVEVAAGGGALPSGTPDTAQTPQPALTAPATSTAPQGGAVGGGEAPRRSLPPTPTP
- a CDS encoding class I SAM-dependent methyltransferase, whose amino-acid sequence is MKRRPEPELMEDAEQALAYAQADFSESNALFIKLLGRLDPAPLHRARALDLGCGPADIVCRFLRAWPQATCDALDGSAAMLGHARAALDRLPGVAARARLLCECLPSPNLPQAHYDLILSNSLLHQLHNPQVLWQAVRAAAAPGAQVLIMDLMRPASAGWAEALVATYAAGEPEVLRSDFRNSLFAAFEPAEVVEQLAQAGLSALEVAVVSDRHLAVFGRLDGQSS
- a CDS encoding recombination-associated protein RdgC, which encodes MFKNARIYRLGAPFGRAAAELEAALGTRRFRPCGPVEVATLGWSAPLGEDTSALVHGVGGCLLLCLRKQERLLPSSAVAEAVDERIAEIEAGEARDLSRSERRALREQTVTEMLPRAFTRSRRTLLYIDTESGWLVVDAASEKQAEEAISLLRLTLETLPAKPPAPRQPPAGILTAWLLTGEAPADFIPADACELRDSEDSASVIRCKGQDLASEEILNHLRAGKQVVKLALDWDERLAFILADDLSLKRLRVGDALLDEIEDGDDPAARLDAEFALMALQLRELFVRLDALFGLVGEPA
- the trmB gene encoding tRNA (guanosine(46)-N7)-methyltransferase TrmB translates to MKQPDEPCAPAGEAPDRRRPVRSFVLRQGRLTVAQERAFVDLWPRYGVDWVPGTLLDLAALFGNERAVVLEIGFGNGDSLAAMAAAEPLRNWLGVEVHAPGVGHLLLETERRGLTNLRVVRHDAVELLAGGLPPASLARVQLFFPDPWPKQRHHKRRILTPAFLDLLARALVPGGVFHAATDWEPYATQMLEVLEAQGSPFVNTAGPDRFAPRPATRPLTRFEQRGERLGHQVRDLVWRRR
- a CDS encoding lipoprotein, which produces MHCWAHNSFVVMVIALGTLGMIDACGQKGPLFLPKPDEQQAPAKGAEVPKTPAPTPVSAPTQAPAPALPPATNAELLAWPAQNPSGCTDGCSGGAR
- the lysA gene encoding diaminopimelate decarboxylase, giving the protein MDHFNYRDNLLHAEDLPLTAIAQQFGTPCYVYSRATLERHWHAFDRAFQGHPHLICFAVKANANLGVLSVLARLGSGFDIVSVGELERVLAAGGEPGKVIFSGVGKREDELRRALEVGIRCFNVESVPELERLDRVAGDLGVIAPVSLRVNPDVDARTHPYIATGLKENKFGIDIRAAEAVYRQAARLPHLRVTGIDCHIGSQLTDLAPFLAALERVLALADRLAAAGIPIGHLDLGGGLGIRYLGEHPPEPAAYAAALLHRLGGRGHEIILEPGRAIVGNAGILLTRVEYLKPTEHRRFAVVDAAMNDLLRPALYQAVQDIVPVRLDSAADAARYDLVGPVCETGDFLGKDRLLALEPGDLLAVRGSGAYGFSMSSNYNSRPRAAEVMVDGGQAHLVRRRESIADLMNGESPLP
- a CDS encoding ABC transporter permease, encoding MSLVLLTPFDLALAAVLVLLLAAMSWYLHLGVERRLLIAAARSTVQLMLVGLVLKALFAQTNPWLIGLMALFMLAVAGIEVLQRQKRRFRGPWGYGIGAFSMFISSFSVLFLTLTLIIRVEPWYQPQYLIPLLGMLLGNTMSGAAIALDTLTRGAWDARGRIEARLLAGGTWDQAIASLRRDSLRAGLIPIVNAMATAGLVSLPGMMTGQILAGSPPMEAAKYQLLMMFVISAGTGLGSVAAVWLGSRRLFDERERLRLDRLRDQGRDRG
- the gspG gene encoding type II secretion system major pseudopilin GspG, giving the protein MYPSCAKRTAGFTLVELLVVLAILGLLAGLVGPQVMKFLGSSKTKTARLQIEDLSATMDLYRLETGRYPTGEEGLEALVKKPGNAANWNGPYLKKGDVPKDPWGFEYQYKFPGEHGGVDIWTLGADNREGGEGENADVKSWD
- the dapF gene encoding diaminopimelate epimerase → MALRFTKMHGLGNDFVVIDAVRQVVELDTAAIRRLADRHRGIGCDQVLLVERPRLPGTAFHYRIFNADGSEVEQCGNGARCFARFVRDQGLCDQTEIPVGTAAGAIRLFIEPDGQVRVDMGVPILDPARIPFLADAQAPTYDLAVDGETLTIGAVSMGNPHAVLLVEDTKTAPVARLGPRIESHPRFPQRVNVGFMQVLAPDQVRLRVYERGTGETLACGTGACAAVVSGRTRGLLGPRVRVSLPGGDLVIEWSVNGGAVQMTGPAQRVFEGEIEP